The Gallus gallus isolate bGalGal1 chromosome 32 unlocalized genomic scaffold, bGalGal1.mat.broiler.GRCg7b 32_unloc2, whole genome shotgun sequence genome has a window encoding:
- the LOC121108687 gene encoding uncharacterized protein LOC121108687 isoform X1 — MTSQMPWGGAGAVGQRGTCWPHSAGGAGPARSCASGAAMRAQCVSRRLRAVWRAKLVEEELLAHAAVEKCKAVARESLMKDAQKLRAERTAARKEKLKQEKQLVAQLEQQLQAETEEMEVLRQEKQRLQEEREELELEGAWQQHQLELEAAHVPGAVLPKLVEAELEKKEQARRRGLAFWMKTICLIFVSLLLLLVAVLGSAVLYAQHYDQELLYRLLLRVLPQAMYASPAYFASRSLRVVCDGLLPI, encoded by the exons ATGACCTCACAGATGCCCTGGGGtggggcaggggcagtgggTCAGCGCGGAACCTGCTGGCCCCATTCTGCGGGTGGTGCTGGTCCAGCGAGGAGCTGTGCGAGTGGTGCAGCAATGCGGGCCCAGTGTGTCAGCAGAAGATTAAGGGCGGTGTGGCGTGCGAagctggtggaggaggagctgctg GCTCATGCGGCCGTGGAGAAGTGCAAGGCCGTGGCCAGGGAATCCTTGATGAAG GATGCCCAGAAATTACGGGCAGAAAGAACAGCTGCCaggaaagagaagctgaagcag gagaagcagctcGTTGCCCAGctggaacagcagctgcaggctgagacaGAGGAGATGGAG GTGCTGCGCCAGGAAAAACAGCGCCTGCAAGAGGAGcgggaggagctggagctggagggtgCCTG gcagcagcatcagctggagctggaggcagcccacgtgcctggggctgtgctgccgaAGCTGGTGGAGGCAGAGCTG gagaagaaggagcaggCGAGGAGACGTGGGCTCGCCTTCTGGATGAA GACAATCTGCCTCATCTTCgtcagcctcctgctgctgctcgttgccgtgctgggctctgcagtgctgtacgCCCAGCACTATGACCAGGAGCTGTTGTATCGGCTCCTGCTGCGAGTGCTGCCCCAGGCAATGTACGCTTCCCCGGCGTACTTTGCGAGCAGGAGCCTGCGTGTGGtctgtgatgggctgctgcccatctga